From Seriola aureovittata isolate HTS-2021-v1 ecotype China chromosome 20, ASM2101889v1, whole genome shotgun sequence, a single genomic window includes:
- the chodl gene encoding chondrolectin isoform X2, protein MGAVSSVCRQKQFLCQASPEQRNWRTRKHGNRGGSKAFILKFYKKITTLKKSISDLIYLLISSFLFLCSTMTFYPVMLLNLGVVMAMMVDQVNGARVLSGQTVCSGGPGRPCYKIAYFHDMSSRVAFREACRACEMDGGSLLSIESPAEQTDIEHLLQELRSGAVGGAGGGAGGGIADGDFWIGLTRVDGVDQSHPELSNTFTSCPQLYHWTDGSPASFRNWYFDEPSCGGEACVVMYHQPTALPGLGGAYLYQWNDDRCNMKHNFICKYQPESHGVTGHTPGGRSTETTAGGGGVKQSAGSEGGHPQVITAGASGMLLVYVIIPTIPLLLLILVASGTCCFQMLSRSTPRTKTAADQSNLWISRTPKLDSMEV, encoded by the exons ATGGGGGCAGTCAGCAGtgtctgcagacagaaacagtttcTCTGTCAAGCTTCACCAGAGCAGAGAAACTGGAGAACGAGGAAACATGGAAATAGAGGAGGGAgcaaggcttttattttgaaattttataagAAAATCACTACATTAAAGAAATCAATATCAGatcttatatatttattaatatcttcatttttatttttgtgttcaaCAATGACATTTTACCCAGTGATGCTGTTGAACCTTGGGGTCGTCATGGCAATGATGGTCGACCAGGTGAATGGAGCGCGGGTGCTGAGTG gtcAGACGGTGTGTTCAGGTGGCCCAGGACGTCCTTGCTATAAAATTGCATATTTCCACGACATGTCGAGTCGTGTTGCGTTCAGGGAGGCGTGTCGCGCCTGTGAGATGGACGGAGGGTCGCTGCTCAGTATCGAGAGTCCAGCAGAGCAGACGGACATCGagcacctgctgcag GAGCTGCGTTCAGGAGCGGTGGGTGGGGCAGGAGGAGGCGCAGGAGGAGGGATAGCGGATGGTGATTTCTGGATCGGCCTGACTCGGGTGGACGGAGTGGATCAGTCTCATCCTGAACTCAGCAAcaccttcacttcctgtccacaGCTCTACCATTGGACCGACGGAAGCCCCGCCTCCTTCAG gAACTGGTATTTTGACGAGCCGTCCTGCGGAGGAGAGGCCTGCGTCGTCATGTACCATCAACCAACAGCACTTCCTGGTCTGGGCGGGGCTTATCTCTACCAATGGAACGACGATCGCTGCAACATGAAACACAACTTCATCTGCAAATACCAACCAG AGAGCCACGGTGTGACGGGACACACACCTGGAGGGCGGAGCACAG AGACAACGGCAGGTGGAGGCGGGGTCAAACAGTCTGCAGGAAGTGAGGGGGGTCACCCTCAGGTCATCACGGCTGGAGCTTCAG GCATGCTACTGGTCTACGTGATCATTCCCACAAtccccctgctgctgctcatcctGGTGGCTTCTGGgacatgttgttttcagatgCTCAGTAGAAG TACTCCCCGCACAAAGACTGCCGCCGACCAATCAAACCTGTGGATCTCCAGGACACCCAAACTTGATAGCATGGAGGTCTGA
- the LOC130161161 gene encoding endothelial zinc finger protein induced by tumor necrosis factor alpha-like, whose translation MSSGLLEPPGGEQLCVFLLRAEGGEEEEELRKREVGCQWESPEEERREVGCQSDSAERRDAAVQVDLLSHWRHSGSSSMLLQCLQLRPDGPDGGALLQHCTPNRTRTRTIKPAIRLSPKPPQPRSRTQRRPLPQGANTTKRNPTQHRHRRVSCDPDIREGEGEGEGEGEKEGDEEEEEEEEEEVEEDTGDPNWTPPEDVASHTYPSALGDVRLDSDSQHAPGVVKLEPDSTMCDVCGKVMKNKSSLARHSFIHTGKKPFACHLCDLRFNRRDNLQHHLTRLHPNGVAKLEKQREATAWLCAVCGKTFSCRSRLKTHEVIHSGVKPHRCDLCPKAYMRTNDLEHHKKIVHVEGSAEAPRPSSLLCDFCGKEFRCRSQLAVHFQTHTGERPHLCDICGRKFGRQYQLKRHKILVHANQMNGEESPPLDAPFACGVCGRRLKSEALLAAHSRIHSGDKPHRCGVCMRTFQRATCLKQHHLRVHLKVKVNDAQRAAGRRKSAAPAKMFPCPVCSKVFKFKSLLASHSMIHSEARPHACDFCSRRFRRLSHLKRHREVVHANGARLPQSFVCHICGKDKKCRSQLARHVIIHTGERPFACDLCSARFNRSGNLQQHKKRMHGVGKGAAEEVPPILFDDDMTPALTYKQEETVVAVDAAADRLEDTTNEETEVVHQLVAT comes from the exons ATGTCCTCTGGTCTCCTGGAGCCTCCTGGAGGAGAacagctctgtgtcttcctgctgagagctgaaggtggtgaggaggaggaggagctgaggaagagGGAGGTGGGCTGCCAGTGGGAGAgtccagaggaggagaggcgggAAGTGGGCTGTCAGAGCGActcagcagagaggagagacgcTGCCGTCCAGGTGGACCTGCTGAGTCACTGGAGACACTcag GCTCCTCCTccatgctgctgcagtgtttacagCTCAGACCTGATGGACCAGACGGCGGCGCTCTGCTGCAGCACTGCACCCCCAACcggaccagaaccagaaccatcAAACCCGCCATCAGACTCTCCCCCAAACCCCCCCAGCCCCGGTCCAGGACCCAGAGGAGACCGCTTCCTCAGGGCGCCAACACCACCAAACGAAATCCAACTCAACACCGCCACCGCCGGGTGTCATGTGATCCTGACATacgggagggggagggggagggggagggggagggggagaaggaaggagacgaggaggaggaggaggaggaagaggaggaggtggaggaggacacaGGTGATCCCAACTGGACTCCACCTGAAG ATGTGGCATCTCACACGTATCCCTCAGCCCTGGGGGACGTGCGGCTGGACTCCgactcccagcatgcacctggaGTGGTGAAGCTGGAGCCCGACAGCACCATGTGTGACGTCTGTGGGAAGGTGATGAAGAACAAGTCGAGTCTGGCGCGTCACTCCTTTATCCACACCGGGAAGAAGCCGTTCGCGTGCCACCTGTGCGACCTGCGCTTCAATCGCCGTGACAACCTGCAGCACCACCTCACGCGGCTGCATCCCAACGGCGTGGCCAAGCTGGAGAAGCAGCGCGAGGCGACGGCGTGGCTGTGCGCCGTGTGCGGGAAAACCTTCAGCTGCCGCTCCCGGCTGAAGACGCACGAGGTCATCCACTCGGGCGTGAAGCCGCACCGCTGCGACCTCTGCCCCAAAGCTTACATGAGGACCAACGACCTGGAGCACCACAAGAAGATCGTCCACGTGGAGGGGTCCGCCGAGGCGCCGCGGCCCAGCTCGCTGCTCTGCGACTTCTGCGGGAAAGAGTTCCGGTGCCGCTCTCAGCTCGCCGTCCACTTCCAGACTCACACCGGTGAGCGGCCGCATCTTTGCGACATCTGCGGCCGCAAGTTCGGCCGCCAGTACCAGCTCAAACGCCACAAGATCCTGGTCCACGCCAACCAGATGAACGGCGAGGAGAGCCCGCCGCTCGACGCGCCGTTTGCCTGCGGCGTCTGCGGGAGGCGGCTGAAGTCTGAAGCGCTCCTCGCCGCTCACTCACGCATCCACAGCGGCGACAAGCCTCACCGCTGCGGCGTCTGTATGCGCACCTTCCAGCGCGCCACCTGCCTGAAGCAGCACCACCTGCGCGTCCACCTGAAGGTCAAAGTGAACGACGCGCAGCGCGCCGCCGGCCGCAGGAAGAGCGCGGCGCCGGCCAAGATGTTCCCGTGTCCCGTCTGCAGCAAAGTGTTCAAGTTCAAGTCTCTGCTGGCAAGTCACTCCATGATCCACAGCGAGGCGCGGCCGCACGCCTGCGACTTCTGCAGCCGCCGCTTCAGACGCCTCAGCCACCTGAAGAGACACCGCGAGGTCGTCCACGCCAACGGAGCGCGCCTGCCGCAGAGCTTCGTCTGCCACATCTGCGGCAAAGACAAGAAGTGCCGCTCGCAGCTCGCCAGACACGTCATCATCCACACGGGCGAGCGGCCGTTCGCCTGCGACCTCTGCTCCGCCCGCTTCAACCGCAGCGGgaacctgcagcagcacaagaAGCGCATGCACGGGGTGGGGAAGGGGGCGGCCGAGGAAGTCCCGCCCATTCTGTTTGACGACGACATGACGCCCGCTCTGACgtacaaacaggaagagacagtGGTGGCGGTCGACGCCGCTGCTGACCGGCTCGAGGACACGACGAACGAGGAGACGGAGGTCGTTCATCAGCTGGTCGCCACCTGA
- the chodl gene encoding chondrolectin isoform X1, translated as MGAVSSVCRQKQFLCQASPEQRNWRTRKHGNRGGSKAFILKFYKKITTLKKSISDLIYLLISSFLFLCSTMTFYPVMLLNLGVVMAMMVDQVNGARVLSGQTVCSGGPGRPCYKIAYFHDMSSRVAFREACRACEMDGGSLLSIESPAEQTDIEHLLQVRRTPAPLVFLPSSNLPLIALLTTRLLSSSSPPSLIFLSSHPLIFLLSPRLLSSSSLPPPLLLFSLSFLSSPLSPLLPSSSFPVIFLLSSLLPPLLLLFSSPLISLPSCPPLRLQELRSGAVGGAGGGAGGGIADGDFWIGLTRVDGVDQSHPELSNTFTSCPQLYHWTDGSPASFRNWYFDEPSCGGEACVVMYHQPTALPGLGGAYLYQWNDDRCNMKHNFICKYQPESHGVTGHTPGGRSTETTAGGGGVKQSAGSEGGHPQVITAGASGMLLVYVIIPTIPLLLLILVASGTCCFQMLSRSTPRTKTAADQSNLWISRTPKLDSMEV; from the exons ATGGGGGCAGTCAGCAGtgtctgcagacagaaacagtttcTCTGTCAAGCTTCACCAGAGCAGAGAAACTGGAGAACGAGGAAACATGGAAATAGAGGAGGGAgcaaggcttttattttgaaattttataagAAAATCACTACATTAAAGAAATCAATATCAGatcttatatatttattaatatcttcatttttatttttgtgttcaaCAATGACATTTTACCCAGTGATGCTGTTGAACCTTGGGGTCGTCATGGCAATGATGGTCGACCAGGTGAATGGAGCGCGGGTGCTGAGTG gtcAGACGGTGTGTTCAGGTGGCCCAGGACGTCCTTGCTATAAAATTGCATATTTCCACGACATGTCGAGTCGTGTTGCGTTCAGGGAGGCGTGTCGCGCCTGTGAGATGGACGGAGGGTCGCTGCTCAGTATCGAGAGTCCAGCAGAGCAGACGGACATCGagcacctgctgcaggtgagacGCACACCTGCTCCTCTCGTCTTCCTACCCTCCTCTAATCTCCCCCTCATCGCCCTCCTCACcactcgtctcctctcctcctcttcccctccttctctcatcttcctctcatctcaccctctaatcttcctcctctcccctcgtctcctctcatcttcctctcttcctcctcccctcctcttattttctctcagcttcctctcctctcctctttctcctctcctcccctcctcctcctttcctgtcatcttcctcctctcctctcttcttcctcctctgctcctcctcttctcctctcctctcatctccctcccctcctgtcctcctcttcgCCTTCAGGAGCTGCGTTCAGGAGCGGTGGGTGGGGCAGGAGGAGGCGCAGGAGGAGGGATAGCGGATGGTGATTTCTGGATCGGCCTGACTCGGGTGGACGGAGTGGATCAGTCTCATCCTGAACTCAGCAAcaccttcacttcctgtccacaGCTCTACCATTGGACCGACGGAAGCCCCGCCTCCTTCAG gAACTGGTATTTTGACGAGCCGTCCTGCGGAGGAGAGGCCTGCGTCGTCATGTACCATCAACCAACAGCACTTCCTGGTCTGGGCGGGGCTTATCTCTACCAATGGAACGACGATCGCTGCAACATGAAACACAACTTCATCTGCAAATACCAACCAG AGAGCCACGGTGTGACGGGACACACACCTGGAGGGCGGAGCACAG AGACAACGGCAGGTGGAGGCGGGGTCAAACAGTCTGCAGGAAGTGAGGGGGGTCACCCTCAGGTCATCACGGCTGGAGCTTCAG GCATGCTACTGGTCTACGTGATCATTCCCACAAtccccctgctgctgctcatcctGGTGGCTTCTGGgacatgttgttttcagatgCTCAGTAGAAG TACTCCCCGCACAAAGACTGCCGCCGACCAATCAAACCTGTGGATCTCCAGGACACCCAAACTTGATAGCATGGAGGTCTGA